In one Dermatophilaceae bacterium Sec6.4 genomic region, the following are encoded:
- a CDS encoding Rv3235 family protein: MSFATLAPMHVVTSTLRPLRIRPACDVEPGVLDEHELDRLYAQAASGADDARHPAHYVQSCLAVDFRSTEQDAHFGPQATLTSVLPEPRAWVGAITTAILESLAGRRAPTQFARCMTTEIYGVITRRHAVAQRRGAVAHHRSFVRKVAVCEPADGVIEASVVVHHEGRVRAIALRVSGVDGRWLITAFEMG; the protein is encoded by the coding sequence ATGAGCTTCGCCACTCTGGCCCCGATGCACGTCGTCACCTCGACGCTGCGGCCACTGCGTATTCGCCCGGCGTGCGACGTCGAGCCCGGCGTTCTCGACGAACACGAACTGGATCGTCTCTATGCGCAGGCAGCGTCGGGCGCGGATGATGCCCGGCACCCGGCCCATTACGTGCAGTCCTGCCTGGCCGTCGACTTCCGATCTACCGAGCAGGACGCGCACTTCGGTCCGCAGGCGACGCTGACCTCCGTGCTACCGGAGCCACGCGCCTGGGTCGGGGCCATCACCACTGCCATTTTGGAGAGTCTGGCCGGTCGGCGCGCGCCTACCCAGTTCGCCCGCTGCATGACCACGGAGATCTATGGCGTCATCACTCGGCGGCACGCAGTAGCTCAACGGCGCGGAGCAGTCGCACACCACCGCAGTTTCGTGCGCAAGGTTGCCGTGTGCGAGCCGGCAGACGGGGTGATCGAGGCGAGCGTCGTCGTCCACCATGAAGGCAGAGTCCGAGCGATCGCGCTACGCGTCAGCGGGGTCGACGGACGCTGGCTCATCACTGCCTTCGAGATGGGCTGA
- the secA gene encoding preprotein translocase subunit SecA, producing MPKVVEKVLRVGEGRMVKRLAAVAEQVNVLEEDFKKLSDAELKAETTQFRKRLKDGETLDDLLPEAFAAVREAARRTIGKRHFDVQIMGGAALHMGNVAEMRTGEGKTLVATLPSYLNALDGKGVHVVTVNDYLAEYQSELMGRVHRALGLETGVILASMTPEERRVEYLKDITYGTNNEFGFDYLRDNMAWSDEELVQRGHHFAIVDEVDSILIDEARTPLIISGPADEATRWYVEFSRIVEKLTLAPKKDPNNPAEVRVGDYEVDEKKKTVGILESGIERVEDLLGIENLYEAENTPLIGYLNNAIKAKELFKNDKDYVVIDGEILIVDEHTGRMLAGRRYNEGIHQAIEAKEGVEIKNENVTMATVTLQNYFRMYEKISGMTGTAQTEAAELHQIYKLGVVTIPTNKPMVRIDQADLIYGSEKAKFAAVVADIASRHKEGQPVLVGTTSVEKSEYLSEQLRRRKVPHEVLNAKQHEREASIVAQAGRKGAVTVATNMAGRGTDIMLGGNPEFIAVAALKKRGLDPAETPEEYEAAWDEALAKAEKSVQKAHDEVLDVGGLYVLGTERHESRRIDNQLRGRAGRQGDPGESRFYLSLQDDLMRLFNNKLVERFMATSEGENEVPIESKLVSRSIQSAQGQVESQNFEQRKNVLKYDDVLNRQRETIYRDRRRVLEGEDLQSQMRHFVNDVVDAYVDGATGEGFADDWDLDTLWSALKDLYPVTVTVAEVEEEVGGRSGLTSELLGEELRSDAQHAYDAREKQLGERVTREVERRVVLSVLDRKWREHLYEMDYLKDGIHLRQFAQRDPLVEYQREGYEIFSAMNEGIKEESVQHLFHVEVDPEELEASLPHQTEEQLTLSAPDESGRAELHLIDEQGRLEELDTSGLSRAQRRAQEKQQKKAAAAARAVQGSDTAKG from the coding sequence GTGCCCAAAGTAGTCGAGAAGGTCCTTCGCGTCGGCGAAGGCCGGATGGTCAAGCGGTTGGCCGCTGTTGCCGAGCAGGTCAACGTCCTGGAAGAGGACTTCAAGAAGCTCAGCGACGCGGAGCTGAAGGCGGAAACCACGCAGTTCCGCAAGCGCCTGAAGGACGGTGAGACGCTTGACGACCTGCTGCCGGAGGCCTTCGCCGCCGTTCGCGAGGCCGCCCGTCGGACCATCGGCAAGCGCCACTTCGACGTGCAGATCATGGGAGGCGCCGCCCTACACATGGGCAACGTCGCCGAGATGCGCACCGGTGAGGGCAAGACCCTGGTCGCCACCCTGCCGTCCTACCTCAATGCGCTGGACGGCAAGGGCGTGCACGTCGTAACCGTGAACGACTACCTCGCCGAGTACCAGTCGGAGCTGATGGGGCGCGTGCACCGTGCGCTCGGTCTGGAGACCGGCGTGATCCTGGCTTCCATGACGCCGGAAGAACGTCGCGTGGAGTACCTCAAGGACATCACCTACGGCACCAACAACGAGTTCGGGTTCGATTACCTGCGGGACAACATGGCCTGGTCCGATGAGGAGCTGGTGCAACGGGGTCACCACTTCGCCATCGTCGACGAGGTCGACTCGATCCTGATCGACGAGGCCCGGACACCGCTGATCATCAGTGGGCCGGCCGACGAGGCGACCCGCTGGTACGTCGAATTCTCGCGCATCGTGGAGAAGCTGACCCTGGCGCCGAAGAAGGACCCGAACAACCCGGCCGAGGTCCGCGTCGGTGACTACGAGGTCGATGAGAAGAAGAAGACCGTCGGCATCCTGGAATCCGGGATTGAGAGGGTCGAGGACCTGCTGGGCATCGAAAATCTCTATGAGGCCGAGAACACGCCGCTGATCGGCTACCTCAACAACGCGATCAAGGCCAAGGAGCTGTTCAAGAACGACAAGGACTACGTCGTCATCGACGGTGAGATCCTGATCGTCGACGAGCACACCGGCCGGATGCTCGCCGGACGCCGCTACAACGAGGGCATCCACCAGGCAATCGAGGCCAAAGAGGGGGTGGAGATCAAGAACGAGAACGTCACGATGGCCACCGTCACCCTGCAGAACTACTTCCGGATGTACGAAAAGATCTCGGGCATGACCGGCACCGCGCAGACCGAGGCCGCCGAGCTGCACCAGATCTACAAACTCGGCGTCGTCACGATCCCGACGAACAAGCCGATGGTCCGCATCGACCAGGCCGACCTGATCTACGGGTCGGAGAAGGCGAAATTCGCTGCCGTCGTCGCCGACATCGCCTCGCGCCACAAGGAGGGTCAGCCGGTTCTGGTCGGCACGACCAGCGTGGAGAAGAGCGAGTACCTGTCCGAGCAGTTGCGTCGTCGTAAGGTTCCGCACGAAGTTCTCAACGCCAAGCAGCACGAGCGCGAGGCATCGATCGTGGCTCAGGCCGGCCGCAAGGGGGCGGTGACCGTCGCCACCAACATGGCCGGTCGAGGTACCGACATCATGCTCGGCGGTAACCCGGAGTTCATCGCTGTCGCTGCCTTGAAGAAGAGGGGATTGGACCCGGCTGAGACGCCCGAGGAGTACGAGGCGGCCTGGGACGAGGCACTGGCTAAGGCCGAGAAATCCGTGCAGAAGGCGCACGACGAGGTGCTGGACGTGGGCGGGCTGTACGTCCTGGGCACCGAACGTCACGAGTCGCGGCGCATCGACAACCAGCTGCGCGGTCGGGCCGGCCGCCAGGGTGACCCGGGGGAGAGCAGGTTCTACCTCTCCTTGCAGGACGACCTGATGAGGTTGTTCAACAACAAACTGGTCGAGCGTTTCATGGCCACCTCGGAGGGTGAGAATGAAGTACCGATCGAGTCCAAACTCGTCAGTCGTTCGATCCAGAGCGCCCAGGGTCAGGTCGAGAGCCAGAACTTCGAACAACGTAAGAACGTTCTGAAATACGACGACGTGCTGAATCGTCAGCGCGAGACGATCTACCGCGACCGGCGCCGGGTTCTGGAAGGCGAGGACCTGCAGTCCCAGATGCGGCACTTCGTCAACGACGTCGTCGACGCGTATGTGGACGGTGCGACCGGTGAGGGATTTGCGGACGACTGGGATCTGGACACGTTGTGGTCCGCACTGAAGGACCTGTACCCCGTCACCGTCACGGTCGCCGAGGTTGAAGAAGAAGTCGGTGGACGCTCGGGCCTGACGTCGGAGTTGCTCGGTGAAGAGCTGCGCTCAGACGCCCAGCACGCATATGACGCCCGCGAAAAACAGCTCGGCGAGCGGGTCACCCGGGAGGTCGAGCGCCGGGTGGTGCTATCGGTGTTGGACCGCAAATGGCGTGAGCACCTCTACGAGATGGACTACCTCAAGGACGGGATCCACCTGCGTCAATTCGCGCAGCGCGACCCGCTGGTCGAGTACCAGCGGGAGGGATATGAAATCTTCTCCGCGATGAATGAGGGCATCAAGGAGGAATCGGTCCAGCACCTGTTCCACGTCGAAGTGGATCCCGAGGAGCTGGAGGCGTCATTGCCTCATCAAACGGAGGAGCAGCTGACGCTGAGCGCGCCGGATGAGTCCGGTCGAGCTGAGCTCCATCTGATCGATGAGCAGGGCCGCCTGGAGGAGCTGGACACCTCCGGGTTGTCTCGAGCACAGCGCCGCGCTCAGGAGAAGCAGCAGAAGAAGGCTGCAGCGGCCGCCCGGGCAGTGCAGGGGTCCGATACGGCCAAGGGTTGA
- a CDS encoding GNAT family N-acetyltransferase, which translates to MTLRSHRPGDIPRMTQACRDPASRAAIALPAPYIEADAHSFLDTVAAGQAAGTQIEWAIESGGRWVGNIGLHDRRGDTFEVGFIVHPDARGYGICRRALALLAGYALDKPGLGLTGLTWRAARGNFGSLRVAWSCGFTVDGMWPVPHPVSDGVVVDGMWMGHLDAGAPRGPLRPWYRPPTVDGGRFVLRPWREDDTPRSRPDALSALMVEDMQPDAETFTAWLLARHERMAQGQGIYWCIADPDIDEPLGHIQVQGLQVPFTRGTGAVGYWLYPSARGLGLMQEALDLVTAHAFAPMTDMSGASGLGLHRLQAGTDIANRASARALRRAGFRQVAQERAVLAHLDRPPSGALTFELLADDDRLTQSIEPAVIATLRTQRLVLRAWTDADQPSEDVELDRRALRYMPPGAQPTYSTWHEWFERRCRQIDTGQLQWCIADAHTDQALGSVALFDRSAPVTDRAEIGYWLYPDARGRGYAGEAVDAVLEHGFTPAAEDGLGLTRIEGETDAENGPSQNLLRAKGFREWGHALANYTRADGSLSDSTYFELLAVDYHRRDQDCARS; encoded by the coding sequence GTGACCCTACGCTCGCATCGCCCCGGTGACATCCCGAGGATGACGCAGGCGTGTCGCGATCCGGCCAGCCGGGCCGCGATCGCGCTGCCCGCGCCCTACATCGAAGCGGATGCCCACTCATTCCTGGACACGGTAGCGGCGGGGCAGGCTGCCGGCACACAGATCGAGTGGGCGATCGAATCCGGCGGCCGATGGGTCGGAAACATCGGTCTGCATGACCGGCGGGGCGACACCTTCGAGGTCGGGTTCATAGTGCACCCGGACGCGCGCGGTTATGGCATCTGCCGCCGGGCACTGGCGCTGCTCGCCGGCTACGCCCTCGACAAGCCCGGGTTGGGACTGACCGGACTGACCTGGCGCGCCGCGCGGGGCAACTTCGGGTCCTTACGAGTCGCCTGGTCCTGCGGGTTCACCGTGGACGGGATGTGGCCGGTGCCGCATCCGGTCTCCGACGGGGTCGTCGTGGACGGAATGTGGATGGGCCATCTGGACGCCGGCGCACCGCGCGGGCCGTTGCGCCCGTGGTACCGACCACCGACCGTCGACGGCGGAAGATTCGTCCTACGACCGTGGCGCGAGGACGACACACCCCGTTCCCGGCCGGACGCACTGAGTGCGCTCATGGTGGAAGACATGCAACCCGACGCCGAGACGTTCACCGCCTGGCTGCTGGCCCGGCACGAGCGGATGGCGCAGGGGCAGGGCATCTACTGGTGCATTGCGGACCCCGACATCGACGAGCCGCTCGGCCATATCCAGGTCCAGGGACTCCAGGTCCCGTTCACTCGCGGTACGGGTGCCGTCGGCTACTGGCTCTACCCGTCAGCACGCGGTCTCGGACTCATGCAGGAAGCCCTGGACCTGGTGACAGCCCATGCCTTCGCGCCCATGACGGACATGTCGGGGGCGTCCGGGCTGGGGCTGCACCGCCTACAGGCCGGTACCGATATCGCGAACCGAGCCTCTGCACGGGCGTTGCGACGCGCGGGTTTCCGCCAGGTGGCGCAGGAGCGCGCGGTACTGGCGCACCTCGACCGTCCACCGTCAGGCGCGCTCACCTTCGAACTTCTCGCCGACGACGACCGGCTGACCCAGAGCATTGAGCCTGCCGTCATTGCAACACTGCGGACGCAGCGGCTCGTGTTACGAGCATGGACAGATGCCGATCAACCATCCGAAGATGTCGAGCTGGACCGTCGCGCGCTGCGCTACATGCCCCCCGGTGCTCAACCGACCTACAGCACCTGGCACGAGTGGTTCGAGCGTCGATGCCGCCAGATCGACACCGGCCAGCTGCAGTGGTGCATCGCCGACGCGCACACCGACCAGGCGCTGGGGTCGGTAGCACTCTTCGATCGGAGCGCGCCGGTCACCGATCGCGCCGAGATCGGCTACTGGCTCTACCCCGACGCACGCGGCCGCGGATACGCGGGTGAAGCGGTCGACGCCGTCCTCGAACACGGCTTCACCCCGGCCGCAGAAGACGGGCTGGGACTGACCCGCATCGAAGGGGAAACAGACGCAGAAAATGGCCCCTCACAGAATTTACTGCGCGCGAAGGGGTTCCGAGAGTGGGGTCACGCGCTGGCCAACTACACGCGCGCCGACGGTTCGCTCAGCGACAGCACGTACTTCGAACTACTCGCCGTCGACTACCACCGAAGAGATCAGGACTGCGCAAGGTCCTGA
- a CDS encoding GNAT family N-acetyltransferase, producing MSTIEHELVVRRNDERSRYEAFADAEMVGFADFAESAGAVVLPHVEVDPRFAGRGYAGQLTRATLDDLRTRGVTRVLAQCPYVRSWIAKHPGYQDLAQS from the coding sequence ATGAGCACAATCGAGCATGAGCTGGTCGTACGACGCAACGACGAGCGCAGCCGTTACGAGGCGTTCGCAGACGCCGAGATGGTCGGATTCGCTGATTTCGCGGAGTCGGCCGGTGCCGTCGTGCTGCCGCATGTCGAGGTGGACCCGCGCTTCGCGGGTCGCGGGTACGCCGGTCAGCTCACCAGGGCCACCCTGGACGATCTGCGCACCCGCGGCGTGACACGTGTCCTGGCCCAATGCCCATACGTTCGGTCCTGGATCGCGAAACATCCCGGGTATCAGGACCTTGCGCAGTCCTGA
- a CDS encoding crosslink repair DNA glycosylase YcaQ family protein has translation MRSVQGVLDRVGVVQIDSVNVLVRSQYLPFFSRLGPYDRALLDRARDRSPRRLVEYWAHEASLIPPSTWPLLNFRMQRAHSDAWGGMRRVAVHYPELVARVLTTVGVHGPLTARECERRLTAVEVRPTDGWGWNWSLVKNALEHLFWAGEITSAGRNTSFERLYDLSHRVLPAGAAAGILSPDAACVQLMRIAARAHGIGTVQCLRDYFRLTPEQASPALKTLIEGGELEPVTVPGWRRTAYLYVGAARPRAVHAVALLSPFDSLIWQRDRVRALWDFDYRLEIYVPAADRVHGYYVLPFLFGEHLVGRVDLKADRGAGALVVHAAHWEEHAPVQARTALVTQLQAMATWLGLTRLTGPGMKEI, from the coding sequence ATGCGTTCGGTACAGGGTGTGCTGGACCGAGTGGGTGTGGTCCAGATCGACAGTGTCAACGTGTTGGTACGCAGCCAGTATCTGCCGTTCTTCTCCAGGCTCGGCCCCTATGACCGGGCGTTGTTGGACCGGGCACGCGACCGCTCGCCGCGTCGACTGGTCGAATACTGGGCCCACGAAGCCAGCCTCATCCCGCCCAGCACGTGGCCGTTGTTGAACTTCCGAATGCAACGGGCCCACAGCGATGCGTGGGGGGGCATGCGGCGGGTCGCCGTGCACTACCCGGAGTTGGTGGCTCGGGTATTGACGACCGTCGGGGTACATGGACCGCTCACGGCGCGAGAATGTGAGCGCCGGCTGACCGCCGTCGAGGTGCGGCCCACCGATGGGTGGGGATGGAACTGGTCACTGGTCAAGAATGCGCTGGAGCATCTGTTCTGGGCGGGTGAGATCACCTCGGCCGGCCGCAACACCTCATTCGAGCGGTTGTACGACCTGTCGCATCGGGTGCTGCCGGCGGGCGCGGCTGCCGGGATCCTGTCCCCGGATGCGGCCTGCGTGCAGTTGATGCGGATCGCCGCCCGCGCGCACGGTATCGGCACCGTGCAGTGCCTGCGCGACTATTTTCGGCTGACTCCCGAGCAGGCATCCCCGGCGCTCAAGACCCTGATCGAAGGCGGTGAGCTCGAGCCGGTGACCGTGCCCGGGTGGCGGCGCACCGCCTACCTGTACGTCGGGGCCGCCCGCCCTCGTGCCGTGCATGCGGTTGCCCTGTTGAGCCCGTTCGACTCGTTGATCTGGCAACGTGACCGGGTACGCGCACTGTGGGATTTCGACTACCGGTTGGAGATCTACGTTCCCGCGGCGGACCGGGTACACGGGTACTACGTGCTGCCGTTCCTGTTCGGTGAGCATTTGGTGGGCCGCGTCGACCTCAAGGCTGATCGAGGCGCGGGCGCGTTGGTCGTGCACGCGGCCCACTGGGAAGAGCACGCACCGGTGCAGGCGCGGACGGCGTTGGTGACACAGTTGCAGGCAATGGCTACCTGGCTGGGGCTGACTCGGCTCACCGGCCCGGGAATGAAGGAGATCTGA
- a CDS encoding response regulator transcription factor → MDDVQITVAVVSAHPMYRRGIVAALREHDIETVRSVADGNELSATDRFDVVLIELGLPGVQTVLSYAGSRTIIVLPTNRPQAVQEAVRVQCAGLLRRDVAAEELRSAVLAVAGGTGWISPILATSVIALAAADGADSQPATHRQLASITRREREVLVQVAAGHSNRRIAAELFISENTVKNHVRSILEKLDLRSRVEATRYAVAVGLVDPAGISSHGVAGGRAQVDPRRDR, encoded by the coding sequence GTGGACGATGTGCAGATCACCGTGGCAGTCGTCTCAGCACACCCGATGTACCGTCGCGGCATCGTCGCCGCGCTGCGGGAACACGACATAGAGACGGTCCGATCGGTGGCTGACGGCAATGAGCTGTCGGCCACCGATCGGTTCGACGTCGTTCTGATCGAGCTCGGGTTGCCCGGGGTGCAGACAGTACTCAGCTACGCCGGCTCGCGGACGATCATCGTGCTACCCACGAACCGGCCGCAGGCGGTTCAGGAAGCAGTCCGTGTGCAGTGTGCTGGTCTGTTACGTCGCGACGTGGCTGCCGAAGAGCTGCGGTCAGCGGTTCTCGCTGTGGCAGGGGGAACCGGCTGGATCTCCCCGATCCTGGCGACGAGCGTGATCGCCCTCGCTGCGGCCGATGGCGCCGACAGTCAGCCCGCTACTCACCGGCAGCTGGCCAGCATCACCCGGCGAGAACGCGAGGTCCTCGTACAGGTTGCAGCCGGGCACTCCAATCGACGGATCGCAGCCGAGCTCTTCATTTCCGAGAACACCGTCAAGAACCACGTGCGGAGCATCCTGGAGAAACTCGATCTGCGCAGCCGTGTTGAGGCAACCCGGTATGCAGTCGCGGTGGGCCTGGTCGACCCAGCCGGAATAAGCAGTCACGGCGTGGCCGGTGGGCGTGCGCAGGTCGATCCCCGTCGCGATCGCTAG
- the raiA gene encoding ribosome-associated translation inhibitor RaiA, with protein sequence MTGRHMAVPERFHRHIEEKLAKVSSLDPAVGRCEVVITQEANPRQAKEARRIEITCYARRSVIRAEASADDEYAALDLATTRLGERLRRQHDKRRVHRGRRVPVSVARATAGLTPPAEPDHGAAEHESDQDPLPAHVAALGGDEDCPIELREKVHRSAAMGVDQALKEMELVGHDFYLYQDVETGKPSVVYRRRGWSYGVIALEVDDAESSASVDHSEAAAG encoded by the coding sequence GTGACCGGACGCCACATGGCCGTCCCCGAGCGTTTTCACCGCCACATCGAAGAGAAACTTGCCAAGGTCTCTTCGCTGGATCCAGCGGTAGGACGTTGCGAGGTGGTCATCACCCAGGAAGCCAATCCACGCCAGGCCAAGGAAGCCCGACGCATCGAAATCACCTGCTATGCGAGACGATCGGTGATTCGTGCGGAAGCGAGCGCGGACGACGAATACGCGGCGCTGGATCTTGCGACGACCCGTCTCGGCGAGCGGCTGAGGCGACAGCACGACAAGCGGCGGGTACATCGCGGTCGCCGCGTACCGGTATCGGTGGCCCGAGCCACCGCCGGTCTGACCCCGCCGGCCGAGCCCGATCACGGCGCGGCGGAGCACGAAAGCGATCAGGACCCCCTTCCAGCGCATGTCGCTGCTCTTGGAGGTGATGAAGACTGCCCGATCGAGTTGCGCGAGAAGGTGCACCGTAGCGCTGCGATGGGAGTGGACCAGGCCCTCAAGGAGATGGAACTGGTCGGGCACGACTTCTACCTCTACCAGGATGTGGAAACCGGTAAACCCAGCGTTGTGTACCGCCGTCGCGGGTGGTCCTACGGCGTGATCGCGCTTGAGGTGGATGACGCAGAATCCAGCGCGTCTGTGGACCACAGCGAAGCCGCGGCCGGCTGA
- a CDS encoding phosphoribosyltransferase family protein, which yields MQRVVLPDAWSALHMHLAARLFADLADLVVPAACGGCAAPGSTMCRTCTHSLRRGALAPGSRVDPQPAPVGFPSTWAQSEYAGVLSSTLRRYKDADRADLCGWCSVFLRSALATCLSQDDRVRGAVASGDLRITSVPSSARAMRARGRDPLWEVLLRATDATRPVLPQPARLLRISKRTQDQVGLSAHERARNVHRSMLVPTAARQLIDGRVVIIVDDIVTTGSTLVEASRALTDSGASYVVAVCIAATRRDRYRQGMEHTASPRETDVLPARVVGRR from the coding sequence GTGCAGCGCGTTGTGCTGCCGGACGCGTGGTCGGCTCTGCACATGCACCTCGCTGCGCGACTGTTCGCCGACCTCGCCGATCTTGTCGTGCCCGCAGCGTGTGGGGGATGTGCAGCGCCCGGATCCACCATGTGCCGCACCTGTACGCATTCACTGCGGCGCGGCGCCCTGGCGCCCGGTTCACGGGTCGACCCGCAACCGGCTCCGGTCGGGTTTCCCAGTACCTGGGCACAGAGTGAGTACGCCGGCGTGCTCTCCTCGACGCTAAGGCGGTACAAAGACGCTGATCGCGCCGACCTGTGCGGGTGGTGCAGCGTCTTTCTGCGGTCTGCGCTGGCAACCTGTCTGAGTCAGGACGACCGCGTCCGGGGTGCGGTGGCATCGGGTGACCTGCGGATCACCTCGGTACCCTCCTCGGCGCGAGCGATGCGGGCGCGGGGGCGCGATCCGCTCTGGGAGGTCCTGCTGCGTGCCACCGATGCGACACGACCGGTGTTACCGCAGCCCGCGCGGTTGTTGCGTATCTCCAAGAGGACCCAGGACCAGGTGGGGTTGTCCGCCCACGAACGCGCGCGGAATGTGCATCGATCCATGCTCGTACCGACTGCCGCCAGGCAGCTGATCGACGGTCGTGTCGTGATCATCGTCGACGACATCGTGACCACCGGGTCGACCCTGGTGGAGGCATCCCGGGCGCTGACCGACTCCGGCGCGTCCTACGTTGTGGCCGTATGCATTGCCGCCACCCGGCGGGACCGTTACCGTCAGGGAATGGAGCACACCGCGAGTCCCCGCGAAACCGATGTGCTGCCCGCCCGGGTTGTGGGGCGGAGGTGA
- a CDS encoding LpqB family beta-propeller domain-containing protein gives MTSGRTAVGVCALAVTASLALSGCAGLATSSAVTAQQAISNDAIPTLYVQGLPPDPGESARDAVLGFLRAGASLDDDYGVARQYLTTQASTRWKPSGAASIITGESDLKVTALTARGATVTGMQQATRDATGHLDPVIPAARRTLDVSLMRIAGEWRISSLPADFKPWLSNEDLLRVYSPQKVYYPSAVSKILVPDVQWYPSAGLATALARAVLAPPPAWLRPVLRPASLSGVRLAINAVPVDPSTGVAGIDLTSPALTTDGATRTALWAAMSATLSAVPEVTRVDLTVAGNRLAAPNLPSNPIGAADLGYQISQPGSSGEILRSSDGLRWKLSNADTALRSPDQPVKPPTRLPVIGPKFYDFASNDSASRVAALSTDRRQLMLWLDRTQRAVPPFAGNLTRPSFTGNTVLVAGITGEPDPDRSQKAKGVWAVDTAARGARLRAVPLATPWLGRSNVLALKVSFDGVRVAMVVRDARGITSVEVAGLLRNTGGTPIGLGAPRTLPTRLRTVQDVTWLDDGTLAVLGRGQIGQRPTSDAPRVAQVPLSGQQQDFSAPPGVREVLAPGTGPADLYVIDQRGDTWTRQGDSWARLEGVDDLTSPGT, from the coding sequence ATGACGTCCGGGCGAACTGCAGTGGGTGTTTGCGCGCTTGCTGTGACGGCGTCGCTGGCCCTGTCCGGCTGTGCGGGTTTGGCCACCAGTAGCGCCGTCACTGCGCAGCAGGCGATCAGCAACGACGCCATCCCGACGCTGTACGTCCAGGGTCTGCCACCTGACCCGGGGGAGTCCGCCCGTGATGCCGTGCTGGGGTTTCTGCGGGCCGGTGCGAGTTTGGACGATGACTACGGCGTCGCTCGTCAGTACCTCACGACGCAGGCCTCGACCCGGTGGAAGCCATCGGGTGCGGCGAGCATCATCACCGGTGAATCGGACCTCAAGGTCACCGCTCTGACTGCTCGAGGTGCGACCGTCACCGGTATGCAGCAGGCGACTCGCGACGCCACCGGCCACCTCGACCCGGTGATTCCGGCCGCCAGGCGCACGCTCGACGTCTCGCTGATGCGCATTGCGGGAGAGTGGCGCATCAGCTCGCTACCTGCCGACTTCAAACCCTGGCTCAGCAATGAGGACCTGCTGCGGGTCTACTCCCCACAAAAGGTGTACTACCCCAGCGCGGTCTCCAAGATCCTGGTGCCTGACGTCCAGTGGTATCCGTCAGCGGGGTTGGCCACCGCCCTGGCCCGCGCTGTCCTTGCTCCGCCGCCGGCCTGGCTGCGCCCCGTACTTCGCCCGGCGAGCCTTTCCGGTGTCCGGCTGGCGATCAACGCGGTGCCGGTTGATCCGTCGACCGGCGTCGCCGGTATTGATCTGACGTCCCCCGCGCTGACCACCGACGGCGCGACCCGCACCGCTCTCTGGGCGGCGATGTCCGCCACGTTGTCGGCGGTGCCGGAGGTGACCCGGGTAGATCTCACCGTCGCCGGTAACCGACTTGCCGCGCCGAACCTGCCATCCAACCCGATCGGTGCGGCCGACCTCGGTTACCAGATCTCACAGCCCGGTTCGTCCGGTGAAATCCTGAGGAGTAGTGACGGTCTGCGATGGAAGCTGTCCAACGCTGACACCGCACTGCGTTCGCCGGACCAGCCGGTCAAGCCGCCCACGCGGCTGCCGGTCATCGGGCCGAAGTTCTACGACTTCGCATCGAACGATTCCGCGAGCAGGGTCGCCGCCCTCTCCACCGATCGACGCCAACTGATGCTGTGGCTGGACCGCACGCAGCGCGCCGTGCCACCCTTCGCAGGAAACCTGACCCGACCCTCGTTCACGGGCAACACGGTCTTGGTGGCCGGCATCACCGGAGAGCCCGACCCGGACCGGTCCCAGAAGGCCAAGGGCGTCTGGGCGGTCGACACCGCTGCCCGCGGTGCACGACTGCGAGCCGTGCCGTTGGCCACGCCGTGGCTGGGCCGGTCCAACGTGCTGGCGCTGAAGGTGTCGTTCGACGGCGTTCGGGTGGCAATGGTGGTGCGCGACGCGCGAGGGATCACCTCTGTTGAAGTCGCCGGACTGTTGCGGAACACGGGCGGAACCCCGATAGGTCTGGGCGCCCCGCGGACACTTCCGACCAGACTCCGTACTGTTCAAGACGTGACGTGGCTCGACGATGGCACCCTGGCCGTTCTCGGGCGCGGCCAGATCGGCCAGCGTCCGACGTCCGACGCGCCGCGCGTTGCCCAGGTGCCACTCAGCGGGCAGCAACAGGACTTCTCCGCTCCCCCTGGGGTCCGAGAGGTACTGGCACCGGGCACCGGACCCGCTGATCTGTACGTTATCGATCAACGCGGCGACACGTGGACCCGACAGGGCGATAGTTGGGCCCGGCTGGAGGGCGTCGACGACCTCACCTCGCCCGGTACCTGA